A single Natrinema pellirubrum DSM 15624 DNA region contains:
- a CDS encoding acyl-CoA carboxylase subunit beta yields the protein MEDRIDELEELREEARKGGGEARIEKQHDKGKMTARERIDYFLDDGTFTEFDQLRTHQTSQFGMEEKKVPGDGVVTGYGEVNGRTTFVFAHDFTVFGGSLGEVFAEKVCKVMDMAMEVGAPVIGLNDSAGARIQEGVKSLAGYTEIFRRNQEASGVVPQISATMGPCAGGAVYSPAITDFIFMVKDTSHMYITGPGVTKTVTGEEVSHEELGGAMTHANKTGVAQFACESEEQALDDIKRLLSYLPQNNVEDPPRVEPWDDPDRRDEELKSIVPPSPQKPYDMTNVIDSVVDEGSFFEVADNFAQNIVVGFGRLDGRSVGLVANQPRVNAGTLTVDASMKASRFVRFCDSFNIPIVTFVDVPGYMPGTDQEHRGIIRHGAKLLYAYAEATVPLLTVITRKAYGGAYCVMASKNLGADVNYAWPTAEIAVMGPQGAVNILYREELEEADNPDELRDELIEEYREEFANPYTATDKGFLDDVIVPTETRPRLIRDLEMLETKRESNPDKKHGNIPL from the coding sequence ATGGAAGACCGCATCGACGAACTCGAGGAACTTCGCGAAGAGGCACGCAAAGGCGGCGGCGAAGCGCGGATCGAGAAGCAACACGACAAGGGGAAGATGACCGCCCGCGAGCGGATCGACTACTTCCTCGACGACGGTACGTTCACGGAGTTCGACCAGCTCCGGACCCACCAAACGAGCCAGTTCGGGATGGAAGAGAAGAAGGTCCCGGGCGACGGCGTCGTCACTGGCTACGGCGAGGTCAACGGGCGGACCACGTTCGTCTTCGCCCACGACTTCACCGTCTTCGGTGGATCGCTCGGCGAGGTCTTCGCCGAGAAGGTCTGTAAGGTCATGGATATGGCGATGGAGGTCGGCGCGCCCGTCATCGGGCTCAACGACTCCGCCGGGGCCCGCATTCAGGAGGGTGTCAAGAGCCTCGCGGGCTACACCGAAATCTTCCGCCGGAATCAGGAAGCCAGCGGCGTCGTTCCCCAGATCTCCGCGACGATGGGGCCGTGTGCCGGCGGGGCCGTCTACTCCCCGGCGATCACCGACTTCATCTTCATGGTCAAAGACACCAGCCACATGTACATCACCGGCCCCGGTGTCACCAAGACCGTCACCGGCGAGGAGGTCTCCCACGAGGAACTCGGCGGTGCGATGACCCACGCCAACAAGACCGGCGTCGCCCAGTTCGCCTGCGAGAGCGAAGAGCAGGCCCTGGATGACATCAAGCGACTCCTCTCCTATCTCCCGCAGAACAACGTCGAGGACCCGCCCCGCGTCGAGCCGTGGGACGACCCCGACCGCCGCGACGAGGAACTCAAGAGCATCGTCCCCCCGAGTCCCCAGAAGCCCTACGACATGACCAACGTCATCGACTCGGTGGTCGACGAGGGGTCCTTCTTCGAAGTCGCGGACAACTTCGCCCAGAACATCGTCGTCGGCTTCGGCCGCCTCGACGGCCGTTCCGTCGGCCTCGTCGCCAACCAGCCACGAGTCAACGCCGGCACGCTGACCGTCGACGCCTCGATGAAGGCCTCGCGGTTCGTCCGCTTCTGTGACTCCTTTAATATCCCGATCGTCACCTTCGTCGACGTCCCCGGCTACATGCCCGGGACCGATCAGGAACACCGCGGGATCATCCGCCACGGCGCGAAACTGCTCTATGCCTACGCCGAGGCGACTGTTCCCCTGCTGACGGTCATCACGCGGAAGGCCTACGGCGGTGCCTACTGCGTCATGGCCTCCAAAAACCTCGGCGCGGACGTCAACTACGCCTGGCCGACCGCCGAAATCGCCGTCATGGGTCCCCAGGGCGCGGTCAACATCCTCTACCGCGAGGAACTCGAGGAGGCCGACAACCCCGACGAACTGCGGGACGAACTCATCGAGGAGTACCGCGAGGAGTTCGCCAACCCCTACACCGCGACGGACAAGGGCTTCCTCGACGACGTCATCGTCCCGACCGAAACCCGGCCGCGGCTGATCCGGGACCTCGAGATGCTCGAGACGAAACGCGAGTCGAACCCGGACAAGAAACACGGCAACATCCCGCTGTAA
- a CDS encoding SDR family oxidoreductase, with the protein MSPDTDFEVDFEGTVAVITGASGALGSAAVDRFREAGATVCAVDVIAPDDEDSLLERDPADESALAFYEADLTDEDEVAGLMDTIVDDHGRIDHLLNIAGTWRGGDHIEETDLAEFDMLVDVNLKTAFLAAKHALPHLQETEGAIVGISARSSLEGGEGDGPYRITKAGIRLLTETLAEENRGTVRANCVMPSVIDTPMNRDMMPDADHDAWVDPLEIADVMAFLCSDAAAVTSGAAVPVYGEA; encoded by the coding sequence ATGTCACCCGATACCGACTTCGAGGTCGACTTCGAGGGGACTGTCGCAGTGATCACCGGCGCGAGCGGCGCGCTCGGCAGCGCCGCCGTCGATCGCTTCCGCGAGGCCGGCGCGACCGTCTGTGCGGTCGACGTGATCGCACCCGACGACGAGGACAGCCTGCTCGAGCGCGACCCCGCCGACGAGTCCGCCCTCGCCTTCTACGAGGCGGACCTGACCGACGAAGACGAGGTCGCGGGACTGATGGACACGATCGTCGACGACCACGGTCGGATCGATCACCTGCTGAATATCGCCGGCACGTGGCGCGGCGGCGACCACATCGAGGAGACCGACCTCGCGGAGTTCGACATGCTCGTCGACGTCAACCTGAAGACGGCCTTCCTCGCCGCGAAACACGCCCTGCCACACCTGCAGGAAACCGAGGGAGCGATCGTCGGGATCAGCGCCCGCTCCTCGCTTGAGGGCGGCGAGGGCGACGGCCCCTACCGAATCACGAAGGCCGGCATCCGGCTGCTGACGGAGACGTTGGCCGAGGAGAACCGCGGGACGGTGCGGGCCAACTGCGTCATGCCGAGCGTCATCGACACCCCGATGAACCGCGACATGATGCCCGACGCCGATCACGACGCGTGGGTCGATCCGCTCGAGATCGCCGACGTGATGGCGTTTCTCTGTAGCGACGCCGCGGCGGTGACGAGCGGCGCTGCGGTCCCGGTGTACGGCGAGGCCTGA
- a CDS encoding IS4-like element ISH32 family transposase — protein sequence MDSVTYSPPDSVIVDRIQRAFPSDELRERARATNLVERERKFDAVALFYTLSLGFAAGSDRSVQAFLERFVEMSDCDELSYATFHGWFSPPFVALLREILDDAIENLDTRNADLSGRLERFRDVLIADGSIVSLYQDAADVYAATGDDQAGLKLHLTESLSTGLPTRYRTTDAKTQERSQLPTGEWVAGALVLLDLGFYDFWLFDRIDQNNGWFVSRVKDDANFEIVEELRTWRGNSIPLEGESLQDVLDDLQRQEIDVRITLSFERKRGSCTSTTRTFRLVGVWNEDTEEYHLYLTNLSKDDYSAPDIAQLYRARWEIELLFKELKSRFGLDEINTTDPYIIEALVIMAAISLLMSRVIVDELRKLDVKQRESADDATASSPQLPRRRCSHAVERHSHLIQLYVMLDLGYELPDLDELLLWASRDPNPHRPRLREQVESGEFW from the coding sequence GTGGATAGTGTGACTTACTCCCCACCGGATTCAGTGATTGTTGATCGGATTCAAAGAGCGTTTCCCTCCGATGAGTTGCGCGAGCGCGCTCGCGCAACGAATCTCGTCGAGCGTGAACGGAAATTCGACGCTGTTGCGCTGTTCTACACGCTTTCACTTGGCTTCGCTGCTGGGTCAGACCGATCTGTACAGGCTTTTCTCGAACGATTCGTCGAAATGTCCGACTGCGATGAACTCTCCTATGCAACCTTCCACGGGTGGTTCTCTCCACCGTTCGTTGCACTCCTTCGAGAGATTCTCGATGATGCCATCGAGAATCTCGATACCAGAAATGCCGACCTTAGCGGACGTCTCGAACGCTTTCGAGACGTCCTCATTGCCGATGGGAGCATTGTTTCTCTCTATCAAGACGCCGCGGATGTGTACGCTGCGACCGGTGACGATCAGGCCGGTCTGAAACTTCACCTAACAGAATCACTCTCAACTGGCCTTCCAACACGGTACCGAACAACTGACGCTAAAACCCAAGAACGGAGCCAGCTACCCACCGGCGAGTGGGTAGCTGGCGCACTTGTCTTGCTCGATCTCGGTTTCTACGACTTCTGGTTGTTCGACCGCATCGACCAGAATAACGGCTGGTTCGTCTCCCGTGTGAAAGACGACGCAAACTTCGAGATCGTCGAAGAGCTCCGGACGTGGCGGGGGAACAGTATCCCGCTCGAAGGAGAGTCGCTGCAGGACGTCCTTGACGACCTGCAGCGACAGGAAATCGATGTTCGCATCACCCTCTCGTTCGAGCGAAAGCGAGGGTCGTGCACCAGCACGACCCGAACGTTCCGACTGGTCGGTGTTTGGAACGAGGATACTGAAGAGTACCATCTCTATTTGACAAATCTCTCGAAAGACGACTATAGTGCGCCCGATATCGCACAGCTCTATCGGGCGCGCTGGGAAATAGAATTATTGTTCAAAGAACTGAAATCACGCTTCGGACTTGACGAAATCAACACGACCGATCCGTACATCATCGAAGCTCTGGTCATCATGGCCGCAATCTCACTGCTGATGAGCCGTGTTATCGTCGATGAACTCCGGAAACTGGACGTGAAACAACGGGAAAGCGCCGACGACGCCACAGCGTCGTCGCCGCAACTTCCTCGTCGACGATGTTCTCACGCTGTCGAACGCCATTCACACCTGATTCAGTTGTACGTGATGCTCGATTTAGGGTACGAACTTCCGGATTTAGATGAGTTGTTGCTGTGGGCTTCACGTGATCCAAATCCGCATCGACCGCGGTTACGTGAGCAGGTTGAGTCAGGCGAGTTCTGGTAA
- a CDS encoding secondary thiamine-phosphate synthase enzyme YjbQ, with the protein MTFTVETDERLTTVDVTESIAAAVPDDCESGTCTAFVEHTTAALVVQENEPRLRGDLESFLRDLVPDSGHAHDELDGNADSHLRATLLGPDVTVPVADGEPALGTWQSVLLVECDGPRTRTVSVTTTEA; encoded by the coding sequence ATGACGTTCACCGTCGAGACGGACGAGCGACTGACGACCGTCGACGTGACCGAGTCGATCGCCGCGGCGGTTCCGGACGACTGCGAGTCGGGTACCTGTACGGCCTTCGTCGAACACACGACGGCCGCGCTCGTCGTCCAGGAGAACGAGCCACGGCTCCGGGGCGACCTCGAGTCGTTCCTACGGGACCTCGTACCCGATTCGGGGCACGCACACGACGAACTGGACGGCAATGCGGACTCTCATCTGCGGGCCACACTACTGGGCCCCGACGTAACGGTCCCGGTCGCGGACGGCGAGCCGGCGCTGGGGACCTGGCAGTCGGTGTTGCTCGTCGAGTGCGACGGGCCGCGAACGCGGACCGTCTCGGTGACGACGACCGAGGCGTAG
- a CDS encoding glycerophosphodiester phosphodiesterase, with translation MRCIAHRGFAAVAPENTIGAVRAAADRADAVEFDVRRCGTGELVVVHDETIDRVTDGTGTVAALSLAALADRSVHGTGEGIPTLAAMLAVVPPTVEVHIELKERGLAADVLAILDRADLPNRVVVTSFLAGELRTIRERDSNQPIGLLASHRLETPVTTAIELDCAVLGANRVRCLATGIVSRATAVDLEVHAWTVERAATARLLERRGVDYVSADRPLDV, from the coding sequence ATGCGCTGTATCGCCCACCGAGGGTTCGCCGCGGTCGCGCCCGAGAACACGATCGGCGCGGTCCGCGCTGCGGCAGACCGCGCTGACGCCGTCGAGTTCGACGTGCGCCGCTGTGGGACCGGGGAACTCGTCGTCGTTCACGACGAGACGATCGACCGAGTTACCGACGGGACCGGCACCGTCGCGGCGCTGTCGCTTGCGGCCCTCGCCGACCGGTCCGTCCACGGGACCGGCGAGGGGATCCCGACGCTCGCCGCCATGCTCGCGGTCGTCCCGCCGACAGTCGAAGTCCACATCGAACTGAAAGAGCGCGGCCTCGCCGCCGACGTTCTCGCGATCCTCGACCGAGCCGACCTCCCCAACCGGGTCGTCGTCACTTCCTTTCTGGCCGGCGAACTGCGGACGATCCGCGAGCGTGATTCGAACCAACCGATCGGCCTGCTGGCCAGCCACCGCCTCGAGACGCCGGTGACGACGGCGATCGAACTCGACTGTGCCGTCCTCGGCGCAAACCGCGTTCGGTGCCTGGCAACCGGGATCGTCTCACGGGCGACGGCGGTCGATCTCGAGGTCCATGCCTGGACGGTCGAGCGGGCAGCGACGGCGCGGCTGCTCGAGCGGCGGGGCGTCGACTACGTCTCGGCCGATCGGCCGCTCGATGTGTAG
- a CDS encoding SPFH domain-containing protein — protein sequence MSEFVPGPLQTQSVLEDPLLLIGAVGLLLVVITVWQMVEIVDAYDRAALTVFGEYRKLLEPGLNIVPPFVSRIYTFDMRTQTLDVPQQEAITRDNSPVTADAVVYIRVMNAKRAFLEVDDYQRAVSNLAQTTLRAVIGDMELDDTLSRREMINERIRTELDEPTDEWGIRVESVEVREVTPSAGVKGAMEEQTSAERRRRAMILEAQGERRSAVEKAEGDKQSNIIRAQGEKQSQILESQGDAISTVLRARSAESMGERAVIDKGMETLAEIGQGESTTFVMPQELTSLVGRYGKHLSGSDVKKNGSELDSLEFDDETRELIGLDDIADIIGEIDEQAEMDVEAMEQQAQAIKEGQDVGMDPDEPITMSETDDEPEPELGSDSE from the coding sequence ATGTCCGAGTTCGTACCCGGTCCGCTACAGACCCAGTCGGTACTCGAGGACCCCCTCTTGCTCATCGGTGCCGTGGGGCTGTTGCTCGTGGTGATCACGGTCTGGCAGATGGTCGAGATCGTCGACGCCTACGACCGGGCCGCACTGACCGTCTTCGGCGAGTATCGCAAACTGCTCGAGCCGGGGCTGAACATCGTGCCACCGTTCGTCTCCCGGATCTACACGTTCGACATGCGGACCCAGACGTTGGACGTGCCCCAGCAGGAGGCCATCACGCGGGACAACTCGCCGGTGACGGCCGATGCCGTGGTCTACATCCGGGTGATGAACGCCAAACGCGCCTTCCTCGAGGTCGACGACTACCAGCGCGCCGTCTCGAACCTGGCCCAGACGACGCTGCGGGCCGTCATCGGCGACATGGAACTCGACGACACCCTCTCCCGACGGGAGATGATCAACGAGCGCATCCGCACCGAACTCGACGAGCCCACCGACGAGTGGGGGATCCGCGTCGAGAGCGTCGAGGTCCGCGAGGTCACGCCCTCCGCGGGCGTCAAAGGCGCGATGGAGGAACAGACCTCCGCCGAGCGCCGCCGCCGCGCCATGATCCTCGAGGCACAGGGTGAACGCCGCAGCGCCGTCGAGAAAGCCGAAGGGGACAAGCAGTCGAACATCATCCGCGCCCAGGGTGAAAAGCAGAGCCAGATCCTCGAGTCACAGGGCGACGCGATCTCGACCGTCCTCCGAGCGCGTTCGGCCGAGTCGATGGGCGAGCGCGCGGTCATCGACAAGGGGATGGAGACGCTGGCCGAGATCGGGCAAGGCGAATCGACGACCTTCGTCATGCCCCAGGAACTCACCTCGCTGGTCGGCCGCTACGGCAAGCACCTCTCGGGCAGCGACGTGAAGAAAAACGGCTCGGAACTCGACAGTCTCGAGTTCGACGACGAGACGCGCGAACTGATCGGGCTGGACGACATCGCGGACATCATCGGCGAGATCGACGAACAGGCCGAGATGGACGTCGAGGCGATGGAACAGCAGGCCCAGGCGATCAAGGAAGGGCAGGACGTAGGCATGGACCCGGACGAGCCGATCACCATGTCCGAGACCGACGACGAACCGGAACCGGAACTGGGCTCGGACTCGGAATAG
- a CDS encoding HEAT repeat domain-containing protein encodes MDGDGGEAVEPRGRGATGIDLPAVLTRLDGEPSEQRAAVNRIRTAIDERDGAAGCAPTVPKLRSLLERPEIDFRETVAACLADLAAEAPTDVAPSTGSIVAVARDDPDRPMTGELLRCLAAVAAERPDVVVDHTVAIADVLEQRSGYDTDGLDALAHVSRVDPTALEPAVSVLKAALSAAPAENGRPALRALGRLARSEGDLGSLAFVSHAAALVDHENPAVRHEAIGCLGDVAHHDPAAVESVTAELGTALSCDDPDTRAAAAVTIARIAAGTETAVDPVRRQLLSLLADDHAHVRANACVALGHGGVEAAEPRLADLANRDPAPNVRDRASWAAGRLS; translated from the coding sequence ATGGATGGGGATGGGGGCGAGGCCGTCGAGCCCCGGGGCCGGGGAGCCACCGGGATCGACCTGCCAGCAGTCCTGACGCGACTCGATGGGGAGCCGAGCGAACAACGAGCGGCGGTAAACCGGATTCGGACCGCGATCGACGAGCGGGACGGGGCGGCCGGCTGTGCCCCGACAGTCCCGAAACTCCGGTCGCTGCTCGAGCGGCCCGAGATCGACTTCCGGGAGACGGTCGCCGCCTGTCTCGCCGATCTGGCGGCCGAGGCACCGACCGACGTCGCGCCGTCGACCGGGTCGATCGTCGCCGTCGCCCGCGACGACCCCGATCGGCCGATGACCGGCGAGTTGCTTCGGTGTCTCGCGGCCGTCGCTGCCGAGCGACCCGACGTCGTCGTCGATCATACCGTGGCGATCGCCGACGTCCTCGAGCAGCGGTCGGGCTACGATACGGACGGCCTCGACGCGCTGGCGCACGTTTCTCGGGTCGATCCGACGGCACTCGAGCCGGCGGTATCCGTGTTGAAAGCGGCGCTGTCGGCTGCTCCGGCAGAGAACGGGCGGCCCGCACTGCGCGCGCTCGGGCGACTAGCGCGGTCGGAGGGGGATCTCGGCTCGCTCGCGTTCGTTTCCCACGCCGCGGCGCTCGTCGATCACGAAAACCCGGCCGTCCGACACGAGGCGATCGGCTGTCTCGGCGACGTGGCCCACCACGACCCAGCGGCGGTCGAATCGGTCACTGCGGAGTTGGGGACTGCGCTCTCCTGTGACGATCCCGATACCCGGGCCGCAGCCGCGGTGACGATCGCCCGCATCGCCGCCGGCACCGAAACCGCGGTCGACCCGGTCCGCCGCCAGTTGCTCTCGTTGCTCGCCGACGACCACGCACACGTTCGGGCGAACGCCTGCGTCGCGCTCGGACACGGCGGCGTCGAAGCTGCCGAACCGCGACTCGCCGACCTCGCGAATCGGGACCCGGCACCGAACGTCCGCGACCGCGCGTCGTGGGCCGCTGGTCGGTTGTCGTAG
- a CDS encoding response regulator, which yields MRGRCDDAVDVLLVADDETSSRIEAEFDEIAVETSVQVVSDGTEALRILTDAATDSSAGPDLVLLDRDLSRTDGLELLEALADEAVLGRRPVLVLARPGDSEAVRESYRLGANASLEKPTDAEGYTELVEAVAEFWFRRAALPVGDG from the coding sequence ATGAGAGGTCGATGTGACGACGCGGTCGATGTCCTCCTCGTCGCGGACGACGAGACGAGCAGTCGTATCGAAGCCGAGTTCGACGAGATCGCCGTCGAAACGTCGGTTCAGGTCGTGTCCGACGGGACCGAGGCGCTTCGGATCCTCACCGACGCGGCGACCGACTCGTCGGCCGGCCCCGATCTCGTCTTGCTGGACCGGGACCTGTCGCGAACCGACGGCCTCGAGTTGCTCGAGGCACTCGCCGACGAGGCGGTACTGGGACGGCGTCCCGTCCTCGTGCTGGCCCGACCGGGGGATTCGGAGGCGGTCCGCGAGAGCTACCGACTTGGCGCGAACGCCTCCCTCGAGAAGCCGACGGACGCCGAGGGGTACACCGAACTGGTCGAAGCGGTCGCGGAGTTCTGGTTCAGACGCGCGGCCCTGCCGGTGGGAGACGGCTAA
- a CDS encoding YeaH/YhbH family protein, whose translation MGLRDDLERFREVGEERREDLADFIQYGDLAGSGPGEINIPVKIVSLPEFEYDQRDQGGVGQGEDGTPDAGQPVGQPQPQPGDDDGEDGEPGEEGGDHEYYEMDPEEFAEELDEELGLDLDPKGKKVVEEKEGPFTDLTRTGPNSTLDFERMFKEGLKRKLAMDFDEEFLRELCKVEGISPREVFEWARGENLPVSMAWIEEAYKDIPDEERGTWDSIEAVEENVERESVQQKIRREGIQHVPFRREDERYRHPEIIEEKEKNVVVVNIRDVSGSMREKKRELVERTFTPLDWYLQGKYDNAEFVYIAHDADAWAVERDEFFGIRSGGGTKISSAYELAQQLLEEYPWSDWNRYVFAAGDSENSSNDTEERVIPLMEEIPANLHAYVETQPSGNAINATHAEELERHFGTDADDVAVAYVNDQSDVTDAIYDILSTEGESDE comes from the coding sequence ATGGGACTGAGAGACGACCTCGAGCGGTTCCGTGAGGTCGGCGAGGAACGGCGCGAGGATCTCGCCGACTTCATCCAGTACGGCGACCTCGCGGGGAGCGGCCCCGGCGAGATCAACATCCCGGTCAAGATCGTCTCGCTACCGGAGTTCGAGTACGATCAGCGCGATCAGGGTGGGGTCGGCCAAGGAGAGGACGGCACGCCGGACGCGGGCCAGCCGGTCGGCCAGCCACAGCCCCAGCCGGGCGACGACGACGGCGAAGACGGCGAGCCCGGCGAGGAGGGCGGCGACCACGAGTACTACGAGATGGACCCCGAGGAGTTCGCCGAGGAACTCGACGAGGAACTCGGGCTCGACCTCGACCCGAAGGGCAAGAAAGTCGTCGAGGAAAAGGAGGGACCGTTTACCGACCTCACCCGGACCGGCCCCAACAGCACGCTCGACTTCGAGCGGATGTTCAAGGAGGGACTCAAGCGCAAGCTCGCGATGGACTTCGACGAGGAGTTCCTGCGGGAACTCTGCAAGGTCGAGGGGATTTCGCCCCGCGAGGTCTTCGAGTGGGCCCGCGGCGAGAACCTCCCGGTGTCGATGGCCTGGATCGAAGAGGCCTACAAGGACATCCCGGACGAGGAGCGCGGGACATGGGACTCCATCGAGGCGGTCGAGGAAAACGTCGAGCGAGAGAGCGTCCAGCAAAAGATCCGCCGCGAGGGGATCCAACACGTCCCCTTCCGCCGCGAGGACGAGCGCTACCGCCACCCCGAGATCATCGAGGAAAAGGAGAAGAACGTCGTGGTCGTCAACATCCGCGACGTCTCCGGCTCGATGCGCGAGAAGAAACGCGAACTCGTCGAGCGGACCTTCACCCCGCTGGACTGGTACCTGCAGGGCAAGTACGACAACGCCGAGTTCGTCTACATCGCCCACGACGCCGACGCCTGGGCGGTCGAGCGCGACGAATTCTTCGGCATCCGCAGCGGCGGTGGGACGAAGATCTCGAGCGCGTACGAACTCGCCCAGCAGCTCTTAGAGGAGTATCCCTGGAGTGACTGGAACCGTTACGTCTTCGCGGCCGGAGACTCGGAAAACTCCTCGAACGACACCGAAGAACGCGTGATCCCGCTGATGGAGGAGATCCCGGCGAACCTCCACGCTTACGTGGAGACCCAGCCCAGCGGCAACGCGATCAACGCCACCCACGCCGAGGAACTCGAGCGCCACTTCGGGACCGACGCCGACGACGTGGCGGTGGCCTACGTCAACGACCAGTCGGACGTGACCGACGCGATCTACGACATCCTCTCGACGGAGGGCGAATCAGATGAGTAA